The Streptomyces sp. DG1A-41 genomic sequence AGGCCACCGACATCGGGCCCACCATCCATCCCCGCCAGCTGGAGAAGATCGACGGTTTTGTGCAGCGGGCCGTCGCGGCCGGGGCGCGGGCGGTCATCGGGGGGCATCGCAAGGACGGGCAGTACTACGCGCCGACCCTGCTCACCGATGTCGCCCAGGACTCCGAGATCGTGCAGGAGGAGGTCTTCGGGCCGGTACTGACCCTCCAGACCTTCGCCGGCGAGGACGAGGCCGTCCGGCTCGCCAACGACACCTGTTTCGGGCTGGCCGCCACCGTCGCCACCGGCGACCGCGAGCGCGCCGAGCGGGTCAGCGCCCGGCTCGTCGCGGGCACGGTCTGGATCAACTGCTTCTTCGTCCGCGACCTCCAGGCCCCGTTCGGCGGCTCCCGGCAGTCCGGTGTCGGACGCGAGGGCGGTACCTGGAGCTTCGACTTCTACTGCGACCTGAAGAACACCGTCACCGCCCCGAAGGGATGGAACCAGGACCATGGGTGAGATCACCGGGGCCGGGCTGCTCGCCCACGTCCCCACCATCGTGCTGCCCGAGCAGGAGCGGCTGGAGCTGAACGAGGGCAAGGAGATCACCCTCGTCACCGGGCTCCGGGAACTCCGCAGGGACGTCTTCGAGCGCGACGACTACGACACCGTGGTCGTGCTCGACTCGCACTGGGCGACCACCGTCGAGTTCGTCGTGACCGCGCAGGAGCGCCGCGCTGGGCTGTTCACCTCCGAGGAACTGCCGCGCGGCATGTGCCGGATGCCGTACGACTTCCCGGGCGACCCCGAACTCGCCCACAACGTTGCGAAGTTCGCGGACCAGCACGGCACGTGGATCACTCCGATCGACGACGCGTACCTGCCGGTCTACTACGCCACCATCAACCTCTGGAAGTACCTGGGTGAGGGGCTGCCCGACAAGAGGTGGGTCACCATCGGGGTCTGCCAGACCGGCGATATGGAGGACCATCTCAGGCTCGGGCGGGCGCTTGCCGACGGTATCGCCGCCACTCCCGGACGCAGGGTCCTCCTCATCGCCTCCGGCGCCCTCTCCCACACCTTCTGGCCGCTGCGCGAACTGCGCGACCACGAGGCCAGCGACCCGGTGCACATCCGTACGCCCGAGGCCCGCGAGGCCGACCTGGAGCGCATCGCCTGGTTCAAGGAGGGCCGTCACGACAAGGTCCTCGACACCATGGACGAGTTCTGGAGGGTCAAGCCCGAGGCGAAGTTCTTCCACTACCTGATGATGGCCGGTGCCCTCGGCGAGCAGGACTGCGTCGCCCGGGCCCGGCAGTACGGCGAGTACGAGAACTCCGTCGGCACCGGCCAGGTCCACCTCTGGTTCGACCGCCCGGCCGGCGGCTGGACCGCAGACCACACCCCCGCGCAGGAGTCCGCCCATGCCTGAGTACCGCCGGATCCTCCTCGACGGCGCCGCCGTCCAGGTCACCGTCGACGGTGACGAACTCGTCGCCGGCGACGGCCGCCGCGTCAAGGCCGACGACGCCCGGCACCTGCCGCCGGTCGTCCCCTCCAAGGTCATCGCCGTCCACCTTAACCACCGCAGCCGGGTGGAGGAGTTCCGGATCGGCCTGCCTGACACGCCGACCTACTTCCACAAGCCGGTCTCCGCCCTCAACGCCCACCGGGGCGCGATCGTCCGCCCCGAGGGCTGCAAGTGGCTCAACTACGAGGGCGAGGTCGCCATCGTCATCGGGAAGACCGCCCGGAACATCTCGCCGGCCGAGGCGGGGGAGTACCTCGCCGGCGACACCGTCGCCAACGACTACGGACTGCACGACTTCCGCGACACCGACGCCGGCTCCATGCTCCGCGTCAAGGGCTCCGACACCCTCTGCCCGCTCGGCCCCGGGCTGGTCACCGACTGGGACTTCCACGGCAAGCGGCTGCGGACCTATGTCAACGGGCAGGTGGTGCAGGACGGTTCGACCGACGAGATGACGTGGGACATGCACTACCTCGTCGCCGACATCGCCCGCACCATCACGCTGTACCCGGGAGACGTCCTGCTGTCCGGCACGCCCGCCCACTCCCGCCCCGTCCAGCCGGGAGACGTCGTGGAGGTGGAGGTCGAGGGGCTCGGGCGGCTCACCAACCACATCGTGACCGGGCCGGCCGCCATCCGTACGGACGTGGGCGCACAGCCCACCGAGTCGGAGGAGGTGCTGTCGACCGCGCTCGGCGGCGACTGGGAGTTCCGTGGCATCCGGCCGCCGCGTCGCTGACGCGGGCTCCGGCCGCCGCGTCGCCGAGCGGGGCGCCCCGGGTAGGGTCACGGGCATGACCGAGCCCGCCGGGCGCCGCCCCCGCAAGCGCGTGAACTACGGCACGGGCCGCGAGGCCCTGCTGGAGGCCGCCGTGCGCGTGGTGGCCCGGGGCGGGCTGCGCAGGCTCACCTACCGGGCGGTCGCGGAGGAGGCCGGCGTCACCCACGGGCTGGTCGTGCACCACTTCGGATCCCGTGACGCCCTGATCGAAGAGGCCCTCACCCACGCCATCCGGTCCTCCCTGAGCAGCAGCGCCCTGGAACCGGGCACAGGCAGGGCCGCCGACTTCTCGGTGGGTCTGACGGACATGGTGGAGTCCGGTCCCGACCTCCAGGCGTTCCAGTACGAACTGCTGCTGGAGTCCCGGCGCCGCCCCGAGCTCCTGGCCCACCTGCGGTCGCTGTACGACGAGTACTTCGACGCGACCCGGCGCGAGCTCACCCAGATGCTGCCCGGCCCGGTGGACGAGGGCCTGTCCCGCATGGTCTTCGCCACGCTGGAGGGACTCGTCCTGCACCAGCTGGTCTTCGGCGAACGCGAGGTCATCGAGGACGCCCTCGACGAACTGCGCTCGGTGCTGCGGCTGCTCGCCGAGAAGCAGGACGGCGGGGCCTGACTCCGTCGGCCACGCGGCCCCGTAAATCGTAGTCCCTCACCCCTTGCCAAACGGATAGTTCCGTCCCACGATGAGGCAACTCGTTTGGCCTGAAACGATCCTTCCTCCCCCTGGCAGGTGATCCGAGTGGACAGTCAGACGGTCTCCCGGCACACGGCGGCACCGGACGCGCCCACCGCAGGCACGCTCAAGCCCAACGCCCTCGGCGTACTGGGCATCCTCTTCTTCGTCCTGTCCGCCCAGGCCCCGCTGACCGGTATCGCCGGCGCCGCCCCCATCGCCGTGGCGCTCGGCAACGGGCCCGGAGTGCCCGCCGCCTATCTGGTGGCGGGGTTGGTGATCCTGCTGTTCTCGGTGGGCTTCGTCGCCATGGGCCGCCACGTCGTGGACGCGGGCGCCTTCTACACCTACATCGGCAAGGGCCTCGGCCGGACCACCGGCACCGGCAGCGCGGGCCTCGCGCTCTTCGCGTACTGCACCATCCAGGCCGCCATGTACGGGCTCTACGGATCCATCGTGAGCGGACTGGTCGCGAGCCACGCAGGCCTCGACCTGCCGTGGTGGGTCTGGACACTGGCCACCATGGCGGTGGTGCAGGCGCTCGGTGCGGCCGGCGTCGAGATGGGCGCCAAGGTGCTGGCCGTCCTCGTCCTGGCGGAGTTCAGCATCCTGTCGGTCTTCGCCCTGGTCACCCTCGTCAAGGGCGGCGGACCCGAGGGGCTCGGCCTCGCCGACAGCTTCTCCCCGGCCGCCGCCCTGGACGGCGCTCCGGGCGTGGCCGTGATGTTCGCCGTGGCGTCCATGTTCGGCTTCGAGGCCACCGCCATCTACGGCGAGGAGGCCCGCGAGCCCAGGAAGACCGTGCCGAGGGCCACGTACCTCGCGGTGGTCGTGGTCACCGGCTTCTTCGCCCTGACCTCCTGGATGCTCATCTCCTCCTACGGCGCCTCCCGGGCCACCGCGGCCGCGGGCCAGGCCCTGGAGGGCGGTGACGGGGCCGGGTTCGTCTTCGCGCCCATCACCGCGCAGTTCGGCGGCTGGGTCGGCGATGTGCTGCCGGTCCTGCTCGCCACGTCCCTCTTCGCCGGCATCCTCACCTTCCACAACTCGGCCAACCGCTACCTGTTCTCCCTCGGACGCGACCGCCTGCTGCCGCTGCGGCTGTGCCGGCTCAACCGCCGTCACGCCCCCTGGGCGGCCGGGTGCGTCCAGACGGTCCTGGCCGTGCTGCTGGTGGTGCCCTTCGCGCTGGCGGGCAAGGACCCGGTGCTGACGCTGTTCTCCTGGTTCAGCGGGGTCGCCGTCCTGGCGATGATGCTGCTGTACCTGCTGACCTCGGTGTCCGTCGTCGCTTTCTTCCGCCGCGAGCGGCTCGACGCCCACCCCTGGAACACGCTCATCGCTCCCGTCCTGGGCGCGCTCGGCATCGCGGGGGCGATCTGGCTCATCCTGGCCAACTTCACCACCCTCATCGGCGGCGAACGCGCCACCGCTCTGTGGCTCACGCTGTCCGTCCCGGTGGTCATGGCGCTGGGCATCGTCGCCGCACGGGTGCGGGGGAGGGCCCTCGCAGCCGCCGACGGGTGACCGCGCGCGCCGTCGTCCGCGGACAGCCGTACCCATTTCGTTTGAGATCAAAGGAGGCCCTCCATGCCGGCCGTCACCCACGACGAGTGGCTGCGCCGCGCCAAGGCGTTCCAGCTCTCCGGCGCCCACCACATCGCCGGCGCCGACGAGCCCGGAAGCGGGGCGACGTTCCCGGTCGTGTCACCGCGTGACGGCCGGGTCCTCGCCGAGGTCCCGGACGCGGGCACCGCCGAGGTGGACGCGGCCGTCGCCGCCGCCCGGCGGGCCTTCGACACCGGCCCGTGGCCGCGTCTGGCACCCGCCGAGCGCGGCCGGGCCCTGCTCCGCCTCGCCGACCTGCTCGAAAAGCGGCGCGAGGAACTGGCGTTGACCGTGAGCCTGGAGATGGGCAAACCGGTCACGGACGCCCACGGCATCGAACTGCGCGCCGTCATCAGCACCTTCCGCTGGTACGGGCAGCTCGCGGACAAGCTCACCGACTCCGCCCCGCACACCGCCCCGGACGCCCTCGCCCTGGTCACCCGGGAACCCGCCGGAGTGGTCGCGGCGGTCGTCCCCTGGAACTTCCCGCTGACCCTGGCCGGCTGGAAGATCGCCCCGGCACTGGCCGCGGGCTGCACGGTCGTGCTGAAGCCCTCGGAGAACTCCCCGCTGTCCGCCCTGCTCCTGGGCCGCCTCGCCACCGAGGCCGGAATCCCGCCCGGCGTGCTCAACGTCGTCACCGGCGACGGCCCCACCGCGGGCCGGGCCCTCGGTCTCCACCCCGGCGTCGACGTCCTGGCGTTCACCGGCTCCACCGCCGTCGGACGCCACTTCCTGCGCTACGCCGCCGATTCCAACCTCAAGCGCGTCTGGCTGGAACTCGGCGGCAAGTCGCCCAACATCGTCCTGCCCGACGCCCCCGACCTGGATCAGGCCGCCGCCACGGCCGCCTGGGGCGTCTTCTTCAACCAGGGCGAGATGTGCACGGCGCCTTCGCGGCTGCTCGTGCACTCCTCGATCGCCGAGCGGATCACCGAGGCCGTGGTCCGGCGGGCCCGGGAGCTGAAGGTGGGCGACCCTCTCGACCCGGAGACGGAGATGGGCGCGCTGGCCGGCCGGGCACACCTGGACCGCGTACGCGACCACGTCCGTCATGGCGTCGAGGAGGGCGCCCGGCTGCGCACCGGCGGCGAGCGCCTGCTCGCCGAGACGGGCGGGACGTATCTGGAGCCGACCGTCTTCGACCGCGTGCACCCCGGCTCGCGACTGGCCCGGGAGGAGATCTTCGGCCCCGTCCTGTCCGTGCTCGCCTTCGACGACCTCGACGAGGCGGTTCGCCTGGCCAACGCCACCGAGTACGGCCTCGCAGCCGGCCTGTGGACCTCCGACCTGTCCACCGCCCACCGGGTCTCCCGCGCGCTGAAGGCCGGGACGGTGTGGGTGAACTGCTACGAGGAGGGCGACCTGACCGTGCCCTTCGGCGGCATGAAGCAGTCGGGCAACGGACGTGACAAGTCCGTCCACGCGCTGGAGAAGTACACCGAGCTCAAGACCACCTGGATCCAGTTGTGAGGCCCCTGATCGCGATCCCCGCCCGGTTCTCCGCGCGGACCTCCGCCCTCCGCTACGCCGCCGAGGTCAACGCCCGCGCCCTCATCGAGGCCGTCTGGCGGGCCGGCGGCGAACCGGCGGGCATCCACCCGGCGGACAGCGGCACCGCGGCCCGCCTCGCCCGCTTCGACGGCGTCCTGCTCCCCGGCGGCGGCGACCTCGCCCCCTCCTGCTACGGCGCCGTCGACACCCATGACACCGTCTACGACGTCGACACCCTCCAGGACACCTTCGACCTCGACGTCGCCCGCCACGCCCTGGAGTCCGGCCTGCCCCTGCTCGCGGTCTGCCGCGGCCTCCAGGTCGTCAACGTGGCCCTCGGCGGCACCCTGGAGCAGGACATGGGCGGCCCGGAACGCGAGCACCGGCACCTCGTGCACCCCGTCATCCTGGAATCCGGCTCGGTCGTCGCCCGGTCCACCGGCGACGAGAAGACCGACGCGTCCTGTTATCACCACCAACGCGTCGACCGCCTGGGCACAGACCTCCGCGTCACGGCCCGGGCGGCGGACGGCACCGTCGAGGCCCTCGAACTCGCGGGCGCCAAGGGCTGGTTCACCGCCGTCCAGTGGCACCCGGAGGACACCGCCCACGAGGACCCCGCCCAACAGGGCCTGTTCGACGCACTCGTCCGGGCCGCGGCCCGGTGAGGCCGCCGCGGGAGTCAGGCCCGGGGCCGCCGTCCGCTGCGCCGTGGCGCGGGCTCGGCGCCGCCCAGCAGGGACTGCCGCCGCTCCTCGCCGTGCTCCTCGACCTGGAGCACCACACTGCGCAGCCCCTCGGCGAGGGTGCGGCACTCCGCGTCGCTGAGCCGGGCCGTCACGAACGCCTCCTCCTCGTTGAACGCCGGGAAGACCCGCCGCATGAACGCGTCGCCCTCCTCGGTGAGGCTCAGCAGCACCAGCCGCCCGTCGCTCGGATGGTCCGCCCGCCGCAACAGCCCCCGCGACTCCAGCGTGCGCGCCACACCCGTCAGCGTGCCCTTGGAGATCCCCGCCTCCTCCGCCACGTGCCGGGTCTCCGACTCGCCCCACACCCAGACCACCCACAGCACCACGAAGGCCGTCCAGGTCAGGTCCGAACCGCGCAGCACCGAGTTCTCCAGGTGCTGCCGCACTGCGGACGCGGCCCGGTAGATGTTCGCCACCGCCGCCATCTGCTCCCGGCGGATGGGAAAACCGCCGAGCTTCGCCGCTGCGAGCTTCTCGGCTTCGGTGATGGATCGGTGGCCCGGCACGGGCGGCTCCTTCGTCTGGTCGCGACGCGTCACGCCCGGGCGGTGATGCGCGGGCGGTCGCGCTGAGTGCGCGGCCATCCTCGCCGTCCGGTCGTTCGGACTCAAATCGTACGGAGATGGAAGGGAAACCCGACATGCCCACCCCTCCCCGCATGCTTCTCGTCCTCAGCGAGAACTGGACGCTGACCGGCGGCCGGGCCGATCTGCCCGCCGCCGTCCGCTGGGCCCGCGAGGCCGAGGACGCCGGCTTCGACGCGGTCATGGTCAGCGAGCACATCGTCCTCGGCCCCGACGCGGCTGCCGCCGGCATCATGGGCAACCCCCGCGACTACGCCCTCCCGGGCAACCAGGACCCGTACACCCCCTGGCCCAACTCCCTGCTGCTGCTCGCCGCCATCGCCTCCGTCACCTCCCGGCTGCGCCTGGCCGCCGCGGCCGTCCTCGCCCCGCTGCGCCACCCCCTGCTGCTCGCGCGCGAGCTCGGCACCCTCGACCTGATCAGCGAGGGGCGCCTCGTCGTGCAGCCGACGGTGAGCTGGAGCAAGGACGAGTACGACGCCCTCGGCGTGCCCTTCGCCCGGCGGGGGCGGCTCCTCGACGAGCACCTGGAGATCTGGGCGAAGGCCTGGGGCCCGTCCCCGATCTCCCACGACGGACAGCACTACCCCTTCCAGGACGTCTGGTTCGAGCCCAAGGCCCACCGCCCGGACGGCCCCCGGCTCTGGTTCGGCGGACAGCGGCTGCACGGCCCCATCCTGCGCCGCCTCGTGCGGTACGGCCACGGCTTCCACCCGCTCGGCCGGCCCTCGCCCGAGGACCTCCAGGCGCTCAAGGAGGCGATGGCCGCGGCAGGGCGGGACATTGCGGACCTGGAGATGATCGGCGGCACCCGGGCCGTCTTCCCCGACGACCGCTCACCGGCCGACCTCGGCGCGGCGCTCGCCGTGCTCCCGGAGCAACTGGAGCAGGGCTTCACCACCTTCTGTGTCAAGCCGAACCAGTTCATCGACGATCCCGACGGGGTCGGGGCGTTCTGCCGGGACGTCATGCGGCGCGTCGAGGCGCTGACCTCCTGACCGCCGTGGCCCGGATCACCGCTCGACGAACCGTCCCAGGTGATCCGGGTCCGGCCGCAGCAGCCCGTCCCGGACCGCGAGCGCCGTGGCCTGCGCGCGGGAGGCGCAGCCGGTCTTGCGCAGCAGATGCTCGACATGGCTGTGCACCGTCCGCGGGGACAGGAACAGCGCTTGTGCGATGGCCTGGTTGGTCTGCCCGGTGGCCGCCCGGGTGAGCACTTCCAGCTCCCGGGGGCTCAGCCCGTACGGCAGCTCCGTGGGCGTCTCGTGCACCAGCACCGCGTCGGACGCGAGGCCGGGTCCCGCCGGGTGCCGGTGCAGTACGACCCGCCGCCAGTCGCCGCCGGTCGGCCACAGCAGGCGCAGCCGCCGGCCGCCCGAGCCGGTGAAGGCGTCGAGCAGCGCGCGGAAGCCGCCTTCCTCTCGCAGCACCCGCGGCCGGTCGCGGCCCGGCAGGTCGATCACCCCGCCGTCGCCGGTGACCAGGCTCGCCGCGTCCTGAGCTGCCAGACCGTGCAGGTCACCGGCGTGGGCCAGCGGGTCGGCGAGCGCGGCCAGGGCGGGCATGACGGAGGCGAGGAGCCGGCGGGCGTCGGTGTCGTAGGCGTCCGCGCTCTCGGTGGAGAGGTGGACCAGGCCCACCAGCCGGCTCCGGTGCCGCAGTGCTCCCGTGACGCCGTCCCGGAAACCGGCCGGGCGGACCCGCTCGGCGTAGAACCAGCCGTGCCGGAAGCGCGGCCCGGCGTCCTCGGCGTCCTCGGAGATGGAGGGTGGCAGCTCCCGCCGTACGACGTTGCGGTACCACGGCGTCGCGACGAACTCACCGGCCAGGGACTGCGAGGCCGCGGCGGTGTAACCGATGCTCGCGACCTGGACGTGGGAGCCGGTCAGCGGGTCGATCGTGAGCAGGGTGGCCGCGTCCAGCGGCAGGGCGCGGGCGAGTTCGCGCAGGGCCTGCGCGGAGGCCGACGTGGTGTCGCGCTCGCGGGTGAGCATGCCGATGCGCGCTGCTGCCGCGATCTGGTGGTGGCTGGGCATGGCGAGCCTCCGGGCGGCTCCGACGTGATGTCGTTTGGGGCCTAACGATAGGGGGTCGGTCCGGGTCCGACAAGGTGTTCACCGAGTTGTCGAGCGGGAGGCCCGTGATCCGCCGGCTGTCGTTCGCAGTCGGTATTTGTACGGATGGTGCGGCGGGCCCGGCGGGACTTTCCTGTTCGGCACACCCGGACGCCCGCTCCAGCCGGGCCCGCCCCTCGGAGAGCCCCCGCCATGACCCCACCCCCGTCCACGGCCTCACGCCGACACTTCCTCGCCCTCTCCGCCGCCACCGCCCTGGCGGCCGCCGGATGCTCCGCACCGCAGAACGCGTCCGCCTCGGCCAGACCGTCGTCCTCCGGCGGCACCCGCCTGACGAAGATCGGACTCGACTACCCCTTCACCCAACTCCCGCTCTACTCCACCCTGGTGAAGCTCTCCACCGCCCAGGCAAAGAAGCACGGCATCTCGCTGCTCACCACCAGCGACAACGCCAGCGCCGACACACAGGCGAGCAACCTCACCACCTGGGTCGCCCGCAAGGTCCCGGCGATCGTCTCCTTCCCCATGGTCTTCGAGGCCGCCGAGCCCATCGCCAAGGCGGCCCTGGACGCGGGACTGATCTGGGTCACCTACGGCGGCTCCCTGCAACACCAGAGCGCCGACATCCAGTTCAGCTTCCGCAAGGGCGGCACCCTGCTCGGCGAGGCGGCGGCGAAGTGGGCCGAGGAACACCTCGGCGGCAAGGGCAAGATCGCCTTCCTCACCGACAACACCATCGAGCTGGGCCGCGAACGCACCAAGGGCATGATCGACGCCTTCACCAGGCTGGCACCCGGCGTCGACGTGGTGGCGCGGGAACAGGCCATCGACCCGGACACGGGCCTGTCGAAGACGAAGGCCGTCCTCGCCAAGCACCCCGACCTCAACCTCGTCCTCGGCGTCACGGACGCCGCCGCGTACGGCGGATTCAAGGCCCTCCAGCAGACGGGCCGCGCCGCCGACGACGCCAAGACGTTCGTCGGCGGCCAGGACGGCTCCGGGCCCTCCCTCCTCGCCGTCAAGCAGGGCACCTTCTACCGGGCCTCCGCCGCGCTCGCGCCGAAGGACATCGCCGCCGCCATCGTCGACGTGCCGCGCGCCGTCGCCGCGGGAAAGGCGAACCCCAGCGCCCAGGTGCCGGTCGCGCTCGTCCAGCGCGCCGACACAGCCGAGATCGACGCCCTGCTCGCCCAGAACGCCTAGGCCCGGCCGCCATGTCGACCACGAACCTCCGTATCAGCGGCCTGACCAAGGCCTTCGGCGGCGTCAGAGCCCTCGACGGCGTGGACCTCACCGTGCCCGCCGGGCAGGTGCACGCCCTGCTCGGCCACAACGGCGCCGGCAAGTCCACCCTCATCAAGTGCCTGGGCGGCGCCTACCCGCCCGACGCGGGCACGATCGAGGTGGGCGGCGCGTCGTACACCCGCCTCACCCCGCGCGAGTCGATCGCGGCCGGCGTGGCGATCATCTTCCAGACGCCGAGTGTGGTCGACGCTCTGACCGTGGCGGAGAACATCTTCCTCGGCCAGGAGTGGACCCGGTACGGCCGCATCGACCGGCGCGCCCAGGAGGAGGTCGCCGCCGGGCTGCTTCAGCGGGTCGCGGCCAGGTGTTCCCCGCGCGACCGGGTGGGCGATCTGCCCAGGGGCCAGCGGCAGTTGGTCGAGATCGCCAAGGCCCTCAGCCGCAGCGCCTCCGTCCTGGTCCTCGACGAGCCGACCGCGGCCCTGTCCGGGGCCGAGACCGACGCCCTGTCCGAACGCGTCGAGGACCTCCGCACGCAGGGCCTCGCCATCGTCTACGTCACCCACCTGCTGTCGGAGGTGGAACGGCTCGCGGACGCGGTGACCGTACTGCGAGACGGCCGGGTGACCCATCAGGCCACGGTGGCGGGACAGACACGGCGTGACCTGGTCGAGGCGATCGCGGGCAGGCCGACGGAGGTCGCGCACGGGCCTCGACACGCCACGGGCACGGACGCGCCGGAGCCGCCGCGCACCCCGGCCCCGCCCCGGCTGGTCGTCGAAGCCCTGCGCGGCCCCGGCTTCGGGCCCGTCGGTCTCACCGTCGCCGAAGGCGAACGCGTCGGCCTGTTCGGGCTCATCGGCTCAGGCCGCACCCGCATCCTGGAGACGCTCTACGGCAGGCGCCGAGCCACCGCCGGAACCATCCGGGTCGGCGAACGCACCGTCAGCCC encodes the following:
- a CDS encoding sugar ABC transporter ATP-binding protein, which gives rise to MSTTNLRISGLTKAFGGVRALDGVDLTVPAGQVHALLGHNGAGKSTLIKCLGGAYPPDAGTIEVGGASYTRLTPRESIAAGVAIIFQTPSVVDALTVAENIFLGQEWTRYGRIDRRAQEEVAAGLLQRVAARCSPRDRVGDLPRGQRQLVEIAKALSRSASVLVLDEPTAALSGAETDALSERVEDLRTQGLAIVYVTHLLSEVERLADAVTVLRDGRVTHQATVAGQTRRDLVEAIAGRPTEVAHGPRHATGTDAPEPPRTPAPPRLVVEALRGPGFGPVGLTVAEGERVGLFGLIGSGRTRILETLYGRRRATAGTIRVGERTVSPARPADALGAGIALVPADRRAQGLFPSLSAQDNTLLPAVRTLARYNVRALRAERRVFDSLATAVGLRPARPGLPAGAFSGGNQQKLVLGRWINEARHVDVLLLDEPTQGVDVGARQEIYRVVSGLAAERGTAVLFASSDPEEVVALADRCLIVARGRIVGEFSGAGLTEQALLSAVHDADPLPAEGAA